The Osmia bicornis bicornis chromosome 11, iOsmBic2.1, whole genome shotgun sequence genome includes the window TTTATATTCTCTTCATTGGAGTCAGTCACGCAACACGCGACGCGGCTTCTTTGGTAAGAGTTCagtttataataaagaaataagtttcttaattttacttttttttacaattaaacaATTAGAGAGATTTTACTGTATGCACAAAATATGTGCATGCTTTACGcaaaataaatatctatatttttagaatcatctaataacaaaaaaatgtttttctcTACAGCTCAGTTATAATATACAAATGCGCATTTACATAAACATCCGCAGATAactaattatattatttcagttgaatattatacaaaatttcatgCTATCCTTGGATATAAGAGTTATTGTTCATGGTACAAAACACTCAATTTAAAGTTTAGGAAActtttatattgtaatatctgaaatatgtatttgcgctttatattttttgtatacaAAGCGTTTGCAAGTATTATATTAGAGAatatatatttgaatatttttctcgTATAAGTATTCTTTTcagattattaaatattgctGCCACATCGTTGTTAatgtttctaatatttttatataaatgataataattatcttGTTGTACTACTCAAATGACCTacaagaatttttcttcatcaaGGGATATCTGAAGTAGCCATTTgcaaacattttcatttaggAGATACTGAGACAGTGGGTCGGGTTAATAACTTCTTATCGCATCGTCTGTGCACCCACTAGCTTACAGATaattaactaattaatttaatttcctcgACTCCTAGCTGTCTTGATCGTTCATTCCAGAAGAATATCGCAAAATAGAACTtggaaaatttatcaaattatgttattttatGCACTTTATTGTACAAcgaatattgtaatttatgattttttttaaatttcaagttattaaaaatacagcATATTTTTTAGTATTAATGTCGAACCTCAAGCCTGCAATGAGAACATAAAATGATATATTGTAACATAATAACATTTGTGGCAAGCGATAAGCGATcgcatttcattttattatacgTCCATTGAGATATGGACAAGAATTCCGGAGTTGGCTTGGATGGTTGGACGCAACTTAGGCCTTTTTTagttataaatataaataaactcATGTTTCCCTTATCAaagattatttcaataattatcgCAAATAATTATAAGTTCATAAACATTTTGATGGTAATCttctaaaagaaattttttttaatcaatgcatcttttattttaaacgaaaatatctttaataatattttactattTAACATGTTTTTAGTATATTTGTAATTAGTTAAAGATATAAAatcaaaatgtaaattttgcaatatcatttttgttataaaaatatgtatgtattacGTGTAAAGAGACATGATAGTAGCGCACTCATACGCCGTTTTAAGAAATACCGATATCGTATTCTGAAAAATTCCACGGACTTATAATACTTTGCAACAGAAGAATAAgtaatttgtattatattgtCGATTGTCGAGCAAACAATTCCCCAGTAAAACAACTCAGAGTTCAAAGTTTATGTTTAGCTATTGAGAAAAACGAAGCAAATGTAAGAGTACGCATTTTGAAGGAGATTTGTTATACTGGGTAAGTGTCAATCACTTTTCTTTATTAcagatataattttaaaaatatttgccacataaatatattattaaatgaattttagaTTTTCGTAATTTGTACCATatgttatttaaaacataAAACGTAcgctaattaattaaaataaataatgctgatatataatgaaacttttaattttataatttatagatAATTATACATGTTACagatatttaatttatgataaaataattattttacctATGATAAAGGATTTACTTATTAGTTATTAAGATGGAAGTAGAATTACCAGattgtatttataaaatacaagCTGTTAATCGTGCACGTCAAATACCAAGTGTAAATTATTTGTGGGATAAATCTATGGAAGTATATGGTCGTGTGAAAGAGACAAATGTATTCATTCATTGGGCATTTAACACAATGGAAAATGTTTTCAATATCGTAATGGAAAAATCATTACCAGTAGCTAAGTTAATGGAAAAGCCAATTTATACTTTGGATAAAACACTTTGTCAAGGACTGGACTATGTAGAAGTAAAGTTGCCTATAATCAAGGAAGAACCAAAACAGGTTACACaagttttaatatttatatttattgctCTATTggatttaatttcaattaaaataaaagtgtatttaatatttcagatAATTAATCGTACTAAGTCTATTGTATCTAAACGTCTGAAACCAGCTGTTAAAACATTAACTGAATTAAAACAAGAAACCAAACATAAAGTTAGAGTTATGACATTACTAACTTATTATAAAGTTCATTACTTAAGGATATATAGTTGGCAACAGGCAGATCGAGTAATGTCAACTGAAACAGggattaatattttaaagacTGTCGATAATACTACTGATTTTGTTGAGTTAATGTTAGATAAATATTTGCCTGTTCCTTATGATGAATTTCATAGTAATGAAACAGGTATGACACTCAGAAATATATCATAGACaagtattaatattatgttataattgaaattgataTTTCTTTTAACAGAAAAATTATGCAATGAAGATGGAAAACTACATCATACTGTGGAAAGGCTGAGTGAATTTAGTTCTCGTGCTTCACGACGTATTTACTTTGCTTTAATAGATAGGTGGCAACACTTGTACAAAATagaaattcttattttaatattatacacTCTTATTGTTATTCAAACAATTAAATGTTTAGAATCAACATTGtcgttcatttttaaattacttaacAACTGCCTTGTCTCTCACTAGGATGAATGTAATCTGTGATAAACATATAAAACACTAACAGTGTATTaatattacttttaaattcCTGTTTGTTGaatgtttattataatatatttgaGATTAAAATTCTTGTCATCTAGATATTATGCAGTATAAATTAAAGCAAGCAAATGCGGTATTGTGAATGATTTTGTAATATCTTTAGTTTATAtgttgtattttatttatataactgtaaattatatgattttataatcatataaaaaatattctgtacatatttatttaaaggttttaatattaatttgttaaaaatatttgtacaattttgtatttaatgttaaatatttcataaatactAAAGCCATTGGCAACagtatctatttcattttttggCTATAAATTGCGACTGTGAATACCGCCCCTTGAACTGTCCTCCATCAATCtattttttttgcaatatcCTGCTTCAACTTTTTTTATATGTTTGCAGAAGTTGTGCCAGTCGGCTGGGGTAACTTCATTGATAGTCTCCGTGCTATATATTTGCAATTCATTGCCCGATAAGATAGATATTCCTTTTCCGACGTATTTGGAATATTATTCTTCTCAAACCATTGGATTATTTCTTCttaaatcataaattatatttcatattgcTGCTTGGTCTTCAGATGAGCAATCAAATTTCTTGTTTTCCGTCTTCGGGCGTTTTTTACCCAGCAATgataattcattttctttagtGGTTAAGCCAAATAAATTTCGTACctttataataataacttGAAATATAACAATGAGTGGTGGGGTAGTACCCAGTAAATCAACAgtatatatttcaaatttaccTTTCTCTTTAACAAATAATGATCTACATCAACTATTACAAAGTTATGGAAAAATAGTAAAGTAAGTTCTAagttatacaatttttatagtGTTCTTAAAATTATCAGCATTATTAGTTAAGATGTTGAGAATATAAATACTTTAAAATGAAATGggtttatttttttctccacAGGGTgacaataatgaaaaataaaatcacaCGACGAAGTAGAGGTGTTGCTTTTGTCTTATTTCTTACCCCAGAGGATGCTATGTCTTGTgctaaaaatttaaataacacAGAAGTAAGTAGCTGCATCacttataataataataatttctgttAATCTGTAATAAATGATGGTTTAATAGATAGGTGGTCGTACAATAAAAAGTTCTATAGCAGTGGATAATGGACGTAGTACTGAATTTATACGCAGAAGAGATTATCCAGATAAATCTCAGTGTTTTGAATGTGGAGAAGAAGGACATTTGTCATATAATTGTAGAAGTAATACACTAGGTCCCAGAAATCCACCATTAAAAAAAGCCAGAATAAGAAAGAAGCATAAATCTATCAGTAGCCATCATAGTAATGATTTTAACAAAAACAGTGATGATGAAATGGTTGATGATAATTGGGAAGAGGAAGTAGAAACATTAAGTGCTGCCATTGCACTGGAGGTAatgcaaaaatttaaaagtattacaaaagcaatatataaaagataaaaattaaagatcCACTTTTGagaattaatttaacaaatatttcataatatattttttcatttcagcAAAGacaaaaagaatttgaaaacaGTCAGAGATTAGGAGCTAAAGGGTATGAAGAAGAAAATCGG containing:
- the LOC114876605 gene encoding lipid storage droplets surface-binding protein 2, with protein sequence MEVELPDCIYKIQAVNRARQIPSVNYLWDKSMEVYGRVKETNVFIHWAFNTMENVFNIVMEKSLPVAKLMEKPIYTLDKTLCQGLDYVEVKLPIIKEEPKQIINRTKSIVSKRLKPAVKTLTELKQETKHKVRVMTLLTYYKVHYLRIYSWQQADRVMSTETGINILKTVDNTTDFVELMLDKYLPVPYDEFHSNETEKLCNEDGKLHHTVERLSEFSSRASRRIYFALIDRWQHLYKIEILILILYTLIVIQTIKCLESTLSFIFKLLNNCLVSH
- the LOC114876608 gene encoding zinc finger CCHC-type and RNA-binding motif-containing protein 1-like, translating into MSGGVVPSKSTVYISNLPFSLTNNDLHQLLQSYGKIVKVTIMKNKITRRSRGVAFVLFLTPEDAMSCAKNLNNTEIGGRTIKSSIAVDNGRSTEFIRRRDYPDKSQCFECGEEGHLSYNCRSNTLGPRNPPLKKARIRKKHKSISSHHSNDFNKNSDDEMVDDNWEEEVETLSAAIALEQRQKEFENSQRLGAKGYEEENRLTQKSGKRYKKNQYFSDEEDFSE